One segment of Cetobacterium sp. NK01 DNA contains the following:
- a CDS encoding deoxyribodipyrimidine photo-lyase, which translates to MELFKNERIKYLKKDENEKGNYIIYWMQECQRVKYNFSLNKAIELSKQHKLPIYVIFNYLNNYPEASKRHYKFMLQGLKDVRDELQNQGIKFILLEGDIFKNICNVSRDARFLIWDKSYLKFQRDIKEKILFYVKTTVIEVENNVLVPVEKISSKEEYSAKTLRDKYNKIWNNSLEKFLYEEYKPLKYLENKLEILDCSEKYIPKIKLELDGRFIGGEKEALKKLNYFITNNLKFYLFKGPDNEVGSRLSPYLHFGQISPLQIVHEIEKSEGLIEEKKSFLEEVIIRRELAINFVYYNKDYDIWGNITYNWAYETLKKHLVDKREYLYTEEELESGRTHDIYWNSCQNQLVLTGYMESYMRMYWCKKILEWNEDPKIAYEVALRLNNKYLYDGRDPNSYAGIAWCFGKHDRPWKEREIFGKVRYMNSNGLERKFKMLKYIEKYLNKKGKAVSFKNNSI; encoded by the coding sequence ATGGAGCTTTTTAAAAATGAAAGAATAAAGTATTTGAAAAAAGATGAAAATGAAAAAGGAAACTATATTATATACTGGATGCAGGAATGCCAGAGAGTAAAATATAATTTTTCTCTAAATAAAGCTATAGAATTATCAAAACAGCATAAGTTGCCAATTTATGTCATTTTTAACTATTTGAATAATTATCCAGAAGCTTCAAAAAGACACTATAAATTTATGTTACAAGGGTTGAAAGATGTAAGAGATGAACTTCAAAATCAAGGAATAAAGTTTATTCTTTTAGAGGGAGATATTTTTAAAAATATATGTAATGTATCTCGAGACGCTAGGTTTCTTATATGGGATAAAAGTTACTTAAAATTTCAAAGAGATATTAAGGAAAAAATATTATTTTATGTAAAAACTACAGTAATAGAAGTAGAAAATAATGTTTTAGTGCCAGTAGAGAAAATTAGCTCAAAAGAAGAGTATAGCGCCAAAACATTAAGAGATAAGTATAATAAAATTTGGAATAATTCCTTAGAAAAATTTTTATATGAAGAGTACAAACCATTAAAATATCTAGAAAATAAGTTGGAAATTTTAGACTGTTCAGAAAAATACATTCCAAAAATAAAACTAGAATTAGATGGAAGATTTATTGGTGGAGAAAAAGAGGCTTTAAAAAAACTAAACTATTTTATTACAAATAACTTAAAATTTTATTTGTTTAAAGGGCCAGATAATGAAGTAGGTTCAAGGTTGTCTCCATATTTACATTTCGGACAGATATCACCTTTACAGATAGTACACGAAATAGAAAAAAGTGAAGGGCTTATAGAGGAGAAAAAGAGTTTTTTAGAAGAGGTTATCATAAGGAGAGAATTAGCAATAAATTTTGTATATTACAATAAAGATTACGATATTTGGGGAAATATAACTTACAATTGGGCATATGAAACTTTAAAGAAGCATTTAGTTGATAAAAGAGAATACTTATATACTGAAGAGGAGTTAGAAAGTGGAAGAACACATGATATATATTGGAATTCTTGCCAAAATCAATTGGTATTAACGGGTTATATGGAAAGTTATATGAGAATGTATTGGTGTAAAAAAATATTAGAGTGGAACGAGGATCCTAAGATAGCATATGAAGTTGCATTAAGATTGAATAATAAATATTTATATGATGGAAGGGATCCTAACTCTTATGCTGGAATTGCTTGGTGTTTTGGAAAACACGATCGTCCATGGAAAGAAAGAGAGATTTTTGGAAAAGTTAGATATATGAATAGTAATGGTTTAGAAAGAAAATTTAAAATGCTAAAATATATAGAAAAATATTTAAATAAAAAAGGAAAAGCAGTATCTTTTAAAAACAATAGTATATAA
- a CDS encoding thioesterase family protein: MFSIDYKVTISDINYGGHMGNERALLLFQQARIDLFKKLGLEEINIGDGIGTIQKDAHVYYKGEVYLGDSLRIIIKKLEMKKATINFIYSVEKKCGKIVLEGSTTIVSFDYKNKKVSKFPEKFLKNLENIFK, encoded by the coding sequence ATGTTTTCAATAGATTATAAAGTAACAATTTCTGATATAAATTATGGTGGACATATGGGAAATGAAAGAGCATTATTACTATTTCAACAAGCTCGAATAGATCTTTTTAAAAAGTTAGGTTTAGAGGAAATAAATATTGGAGATGGTATTGGAACTATTCAAAAAGATGCACATGTTTATTATAAAGGTGAAGTATATTTAGGAGATTCCTTAAGAATAATAATAAAAAAATTAGAGATGAAAAAAGCAACAATAAATTTTATATACAGCGTAGAAAAAAAATGTGGAAAAATTGTTTTAGAAGGAAGCACAACTATAGTATCTTTTGATTATAAAAATAAAAAAGTTAGTAAATTTCCAGAAAAATTTTTAAAAAACTTAGAAAATATTTTTAAATAA
- a CDS encoding LytS/YhcK type 5TM receptor domain-containing protein, with the protein MFELASKLFSTLGYIIAIAFFFSRFKSARSIFSREKYTKKDTLLLSIVFSSLAILGTYIGVDYKGAIANTRNIGVVVGGLLAGPEVAIISGIIAGIHRASISVSRLTAIPCAIATILGGFITSFLYKKANSNNRSLLGFFAGVLVENLSMFFIIIFAEDKILAMDIVKNLYLPMIFINGIGVAVIIIITEEILEQKEREAGTQAKLALEIANKTLPFFKKGESLDNICKILLDSLKAEIVVITDKEVIIANASKNSNFCVKYQEIQSDATKKVLNSGEILVFDRNSSLNDFSYSEDGIKSCIIAPLFQDEKVSGTLKIYFKNEENITARKKYLAIGLSQLISTQLEISKIENLKAMARDAELKALQNQINPHFLFNALNTTASFVRFNPTRAREIIIDLSTYLRYNLENSVKLVPLKKELEQVKAYINIEKARFHSRFEVFYDFDENLDNIHIPSLTIQPLVENSIKHGILKQRESGIVRITIKKVYSKCLVSIEDNGVGIDQNIINNLNEKIEKNIGLKNVHNRLKLIYGKGLSVERLEKGTKISFYINQEE; encoded by the coding sequence ATGTTCGAATTAGCTAGTAAATTATTTAGTACTTTAGGATATATAATTGCAATTGCTTTCTTTTTTTCTAGATTTAAAAGTGCTCGAAGTATTTTTAGTCGAGAAAAATATACTAAAAAAGATACCCTTTTGCTATCTATCGTTTTTTCTAGTTTAGCAATTTTAGGTACATATATTGGAGTTGATTACAAAGGAGCTATTGCTAATACTAGAAATATTGGAGTTGTTGTAGGTGGATTACTTGCTGGTCCTGAGGTTGCTATTATTTCTGGTATTATCGCTGGAATTCATCGTGCTTCTATTAGCGTTAGTCGTTTAACTGCTATCCCTTGCGCTATTGCCACTATTTTAGGTGGGTTTATAACTAGCTTCCTTTATAAAAAAGCAAATTCTAATAATAGATCTCTTTTAGGATTTTTTGCAGGTGTTTTAGTTGAAAATTTAAGTATGTTTTTCATTATAATTTTTGCTGAAGATAAAATACTTGCTATGGATATAGTTAAAAATTTATATCTTCCCATGATCTTTATAAATGGAATCGGGGTTGCTGTGATTATAATAATAACAGAAGAAATCTTAGAACAAAAAGAAAGAGAAGCTGGAACACAAGCTAAATTAGCTCTTGAAATTGCTAATAAAACTCTTCCTTTTTTTAAAAAAGGAGAATCTTTAGATAATATTTGTAAAATCCTTCTAGATTCTTTAAAAGCTGAAATTGTTGTTATAACTGATAAAGAAGTTATAATTGCTAATGCTTCTAAAAATAGTAACTTTTGTGTTAAATATCAAGAAATTCAAAGTGATGCTACTAAAAAAGTTCTAAATTCAGGTGAAATATTAGTCTTTGATAGAAATAGTTCTCTCAATGATTTTTCCTATTCCGAGGATGGAATAAAATCCTGTATAATAGCGCCTTTATTCCAAGATGAAAAAGTATCTGGAACTTTAAAAATTTATTTTAAAAATGAAGAAAATATTACAGCACGAAAAAAATATTTAGCCATTGGTTTATCACAGTTAATCTCAACCCAACTAGAAATAAGTAAAATCGAGAATTTAAAAGCTATGGCTAGAGATGCTGAGTTAAAAGCTCTTCAAAATCAAATAAACCCTCATTTTTTGTTTAATGCTTTAAATACTACTGCATCATTTGTAAGGTTTAATCCCACTAGAGCAAGAGAAATTATTATTGATCTCTCAACATATTTAAGATATAATCTTGAAAATTCAGTCAAATTAGTTCCTTTAAAAAAAGAATTAGAGCAAGTTAAAGCTTATATTAATATTGAAAAAGCTAGATTTCATAGTAGATTTGAAGTTTTCTATGATTTTGATGAAAATTTAGATAACATTCATATTCCCAGTCTTACAATTCAACCTCTTGTTGAAAATAGTATCAAGCATGGAATTTTAAAACAAAGAGAAAGTGGAATAGTTAGAATAACAATAAAAAAAGTTTATTCAAAATGTTTAGTTTCAATTGAAGATAATGGTGTTGGAATAGATCAAAATATCATTAATAATCTCAATGAAAAAATTGAAAAAAATATAGGTTTAAAAAATGTACACAATCGCTTAAAACTTATATACGGTAAAGGTTTATCCGTTGAAAGACTTGAAAAAGGAACTAAAATATCATTTTATATTAATCAGGAGGAGTAA
- a CDS encoding LytR/AlgR family response regulator transcription factor: protein MLNCIIIEDEFPAREELKYFINNNNNFQINKEFENPIDALKYIEGNNIDVVFLDINMPELDGMSLGKIIHRFNKNIKLVFITAYKDFAIDAFEIKAFDYILKPYSEERIIRVLNNLVEDLIKNEQENITKDFNVKKITVNLNSKMVVLSIKDILYIEADEKETHIFTDDNMYSSKLKISQLENILCDNSFFRCHRSYIVNIDKIIEVEPWFNGTYILKVSNCNFKIPVSRNKVKDLKEILTIK, encoded by the coding sequence ATGCTTAATTGTATAATTATTGAAGATGAGTTTCCTGCAAGAGAAGAATTAAAGTATTTCATCAACAACAATAATAATTTTCAGATCAATAAGGAGTTTGAAAATCCCATAGATGCTTTGAAATATATTGAAGGAAATAATATAGATGTAGTTTTTCTAGATATTAATATGCCTGAATTAGATGGCATGAGCTTAGGAAAAATTATTCATCGATTTAATAAAAATATAAAACTTGTTTTTATTACAGCATACAAAGATTTTGCAATAGATGCTTTTGAAATAAAAGCATTTGATTATATACTAAAACCTTATTCTGAAGAAAGAATTATAAGAGTACTTAACAATTTAGTTGAAGATTTAATAAAAAATGAACAAGAAAATATTACTAAAGACTTTAATGTAAAAAAAATAACTGTTAACTTGAACTCTAAAATGGTTGTTCTATCAATTAAAGATATTTTATATATTGAAGCTGATGAAAAAGAAACTCATATTTTTACAGATGATAATATGTATTCATCAAAATTGAAAATTTCTCAACTTGAAAACATTTTATGTGATAATTCATTTTTTAGATGTCATCGTTCATACATTGTAAATATCGATAAAATTATAGAGGTAGAACCTTGGTTTAATGGAACATATATTTTAAAAGTTTCAAATTGTAATTTTAAAATTCCAGTAAGCAGAAATAAAGTTAAAGATCTTAAAGAAATTCTAACTATAAAATAA
- a CDS encoding carbon starvation protein A, translating to MISFIASLIALILGYVIYGKYVEKVFGVSEERETPAVRLADGVDYVELDWKKAFLIQFLNIAGLGPIFGAVAGALWGPAAFLWIVFGCIFAGATHDYLSGMLSVRHDGATIAEIVGHYLGDNAKKIMRVFSVVLLVLVGVVFVNGPAGILASMTSINTLTWVAIIVAYYMLATVLPVDKLIGKIYPIFGASLIIMGIGIGGGLILKGYNIPEISMVNLHPKGTSIYPYLFITIACGAISGFHATQSPLMARCMKNEKEGRRIFYGSMIAEGVIALVWAAAAMTFFGGTEGLMNAGPAGVVVNTISNSILGKVGGALALLGVVACPITSGDTAFRSARLAIADAINYKQGPVKNRFIIAIPLFAVGIGLCFIDFAIIWRYFAWANQTLATIALWAGAVYLANEGKNHWIATIPGVFMTAVVTTYILIAPEGFRLSETIGYVVGIAGAVVALVLFLKKINNKETIKA from the coding sequence ATGATTAGTTTTATAGCATCGCTTATAGCTTTAATTTTAGGTTATGTAATTTATGGAAAATATGTGGAAAAAGTATTTGGAGTTAGTGAAGAAAGAGAAACACCGGCAGTACGTCTAGCAGATGGAGTAGACTATGTTGAACTAGATTGGAAAAAGGCTTTTTTAATTCAATTTTTAAATATAGCAGGATTAGGACCTATATTTGGAGCAGTAGCTGGAGCACTTTGGGGACCAGCAGCATTTTTATGGATAGTTTTTGGATGTATTTTTGCTGGAGCAACGCATGATTATTTATCTGGAATGCTTTCTGTAAGACATGATGGAGCGACAATTGCAGAAATTGTGGGACATTATTTAGGAGATAATGCAAAAAAAATAATGAGAGTTTTCTCTGTTGTATTATTAGTTCTTGTTGGAGTAGTTTTCGTAAATGGACCAGCAGGAATTTTAGCTAGTATGACAAGCATAAATACATTAACATGGGTAGCTATAATAGTAGCATATTATATGTTAGCTACAGTTTTACCTGTGGACAAACTAATAGGGAAAATCTATCCAATATTTGGAGCTTCTTTAATAATAATGGGAATTGGTATTGGTGGTGGATTGATTTTAAAAGGATATAATATCCCTGAAATTTCAATGGTGAATCTTCATCCAAAAGGAACTTCGATTTATCCATATTTGTTTATAACAATTGCTTGTGGAGCGATTTCTGGATTTCATGCAACTCAATCTCCATTAATGGCGAGATGCATGAAGAATGAGAAAGAAGGAAGAAGAATATTTTACGGATCAATGATAGCTGAAGGAGTTATAGCTCTGGTATGGGCAGCAGCGGCAATGACATTCTTTGGTGGAACAGAAGGGCTGATGAATGCAGGGCCAGCAGGAGTTGTAGTAAATACAATATCAAATAGTATTTTAGGAAAAGTTGGAGGAGCTTTAGCACTATTAGGGGTTGTAGCTTGTCCAATAACATCAGGAGATACAGCTTTTAGAAGTGCTAGATTGGCAATAGCAGATGCAATTAATTATAAACAAGGGCCAGTAAAAAATAGATTTATAATAGCAATACCTCTATTTGCAGTAGGAATTGGACTATGTTTTATAGATTTTGCAATAATTTGGAGATACTTTGCTTGGGCAAACCAAACTTTAGCAACAATAGCTTTATGGGCAGGAGCAGTATACTTAGCAAACGAAGGAAAGAATCACTGGATAGCAACAATTCCAGGTGTATTTATGACGGCAGTTGTAACAACATATATTTTAATTGCACCTGAAGGATTTAGATTATCTGAAACAATAGGATATGTTGTTGGAATAGCAGGAGCAGTAGTAGCTTTAGTTTTATTCTTAAAGAAAATAAATAATAAGGAAACTATAAAAGCTTAA
- a CDS encoding EI24 domain-containing protein, with protein MQKIKLMIESYLKAPTVIKKLRLSWGYFIGGAVGIIILIFFYWISGYIGDWFFNKINSMFEVQNYAGLFRWIIIFTVRIIMISIEYFFFKTILLGILAPFFSYISEKVENFQDGVEYTFTLKENVAFILRGIKIATKSFFKELIYTVVIVLLGFIPVINIIVPILIFIVQSYFISYNFVDYTLERHRFSSEESSKFMKENRVTFTLGGGIFTLIYFIPLIGIVIGPIISIVAFTITTLKILKLKNVIKG; from the coding sequence ATGCAGAAAATAAAATTGATGATTGAAAGTTATCTAAAAGCTCCAACAGTAATAAAAAAATTAAGATTATCTTGGGGCTATTTTATAGGAGGAGCAGTAGGTATAATAATTTTAATATTTTTTTATTGGATTTCAGGATATATTGGAGATTGGTTTTTTAATAAAATAAATTCAATGTTTGAAGTTCAAAATTACGCAGGTTTATTTAGATGGATAATTATTTTTACAGTTAGAATAATAATGATATCAATTGAATACTTCTTTTTTAAAACAATACTTTTAGGTATATTAGCTCCATTTTTTAGTTATATTTCAGAAAAAGTTGAGAATTTTCAAGATGGAGTAGAATATACATTTACTTTAAAAGAAAACGTAGCATTTATTTTGAGAGGAATAAAAATTGCAACGAAAAGTTTTTTTAAAGAGCTTATTTATACAGTAGTTATAGTTTTATTAGGATTTATTCCCGTAATAAATATAATAGTTCCAATTTTAATATTTATAGTACAGAGTTATTTTATATCATATAACTTTGTAGATTATACTTTAGAAAGACATAGATTCTCATCTGAAGAAAGTTCTAAATTTATGAAAGAAAATAGAGTTACATTTACTTTAGGTGGAGGAATTTTTACTTTAATATATTTTATACCTTTAATTGGAATAGTTATTGGACCAATTATAAGTATTGTAGCTTTTACAATAACTACGTTAAAAATTTTAAAATTAAAAAATGTAATTAAGGGATAA
- a CDS encoding OmpA family protein: protein MRNKKIVAMLLLTTSLLGACSSTTTNKKTSGTVKGAAAGALIGQLVGKDTKGTLIGAGIGALAGLGWGAYKDAQYKEFLNALNSTNITVTNNKDNINLRLPGESSFKSGSAVLNGGFYAPLNSIAYIMNKYPETKIQVSGYTDNTGNPNSNLNLSLQRAQSVANYLAAQGVSPSRISSIGYGDRNPVASNATPEGRALNRRVEINIYQQ from the coding sequence ATGAGAAACAAAAAAATAGTTGCAATGTTATTATTAACAACTTCATTATTAGGAGCTTGTAGCTCAACAACAACAAACAAGAAGACTAGCGGAACTGTGAAAGGTGCAGCAGCAGGAGCGTTAATAGGACAGCTAGTTGGAAAAGATACAAAAGGAACACTAATAGGGGCTGGAATAGGAGCTTTAGCAGGACTAGGATGGGGAGCGTATAAAGATGCTCAATACAAAGAGTTCTTAAATGCTTTAAACAGTACTAATATCACAGTTACAAATAATAAAGATAATATAAATTTAAGATTACCTGGAGAATCATCGTTTAAAAGTGGAAGTGCTGTATTAAATGGAGGATTCTATGCTCCTCTTAATTCAATTGCATATATAATGAATAAATATCCAGAAACAAAAATTCAAGTTTCAGGATATACAGATAATACTGGAAATCCTAACTCAAATTTAAATTTATCATTACAAAGAGCTCAAAGCGTAGCTAACTATTTAGCAGCTCAAGGAGTATCACCAAGCAGAATTTCTAGCATAGGATATGGAGATAGAAATCCTGTTGCATCTAATGCTACACCAGAGGGAAGAGCATTAAATAGAAGAGTTGAAATAAATATATATCAACAATAA
- the nox gene encoding H2O-forming NADH oxidase yields MSKIVVVGANHAGTAAINTILSNYPKEEVVVFDKNSNISFLGCGMALWIGKQISGPEGLFYSSKEKLECNGAKVHMETEITRVDFENKIVYGVNREGIEVSENYDKLILSTGSLPIDLPIPGKDLKNVQFVKLYQHAEDVIKKLENQDLKNIVVVGAGYIGVELAEAFQRCGKNVELVDLSDSCLSGYYDTEFREMMKENLVKNGINVNFGEKVLELKGTDRVEEVITDKKIYKADMVILAVGFVPNNILGKEKLELFKNGAYKVDLTQKTSLNDVYAIGDCATIYDNSIEDTNYIALATNAVRSGIVAAHNVCGTKLESIGVQGSNGISIYGLNMVSTGLTLEKAIKLGYDAVATEFADLQKPGFIEHDNDKVWLKIVYDKNTRRVLGAQMASRQDISMGIHMFSLAIQEKVTIDKIKLLDIFFLPHFNQPYNYITMAALGAK; encoded by the coding sequence ATGAGTAAAATAGTAGTAGTAGGAGCAAATCATGCTGGAACAGCAGCAATTAACACGATTTTATCAAACTATCCAAAAGAAGAAGTGGTTGTGTTTGACAAAAACTCAAATATAAGTTTTTTAGGATGTGGAATGGCGCTATGGATAGGAAAGCAGATTTCTGGACCTGAAGGTTTATTCTACTCTTCTAAAGAAAAATTAGAGTGTAATGGTGCCAAAGTTCATATGGAAACAGAAATAACAAGAGTAGATTTTGAAAACAAAATTGTTTATGGAGTTAATAGAGAAGGAATTGAAGTTTCAGAAAATTATGATAAGCTAATTTTATCTACGGGGTCATTACCAATTGACTTACCAATTCCAGGAAAAGATTTGAAAAATGTACAATTTGTAAAATTATATCAACATGCAGAAGATGTAATAAAGAAATTAGAAAATCAAGATTTAAAAAATATAGTAGTAGTAGGAGCAGGATACATTGGGGTTGAGCTAGCAGAAGCTTTCCAAAGATGTGGAAAAAATGTAGAGCTAGTTGACTTAAGTGATAGCTGTTTATCAGGATATTATGATACAGAGTTTAGAGAGATGATGAAAGAAAATCTTGTGAAAAATGGAATAAATGTAAATTTTGGTGAAAAAGTATTGGAATTAAAAGGAACTGATAGAGTTGAAGAAGTTATAACTGATAAAAAAATATATAAAGCAGACATGGTTATTTTAGCAGTGGGATTTGTTCCTAATAATATTTTAGGAAAAGAGAAATTAGAATTATTTAAAAATGGAGCATATAAAGTTGATCTAACACAAAAAACAAGTTTAAATGATGTTTATGCTATTGGAGATTGTGCTACAATATACGATAACTCTATTGAAGATACAAACTATATAGCTTTGGCAACAAATGCGGTTCGTTCAGGAATAGTTGCAGCTCATAATGTATGTGGAACTAAATTAGAAAGTATAGGAGTTCAAGGATCAAATGGAATTTCAATATATGGATTAAACATGGTTTCGACAGGATTAACGCTAGAAAAAGCAATAAAATTAGGTTATGATGCTGTTGCTACAGAGTTTGCAGATTTACAAAAACCAGGATTTATAGAGCATGATAATGATAAAGTGTGGTTAAAAATAGTTTATGATAAAAATACGAGAAGAGTTTTAGGAGCTCAAATGGCATCAAGACAGGATATATCAATGGGAATTCATATGTTTTCATTAGCTATTCAAGAAAAGGTAACGATAGATAAAATTAAGTTATTAGATATTTTCTTCTTGCCACATTTTAATCAACCATATAACTATATTACTATGGCAGCATTAGGAGCAAAGTAG